The Natrinema sp. DC36 genome includes the window ATCGGTTGCAAGCGCCGGCTGGAGCCCCGCCGCTACGGATTGCCACGGAACGTCGAGCCCCGCGAGGAGCAGTCCGTACGAACCGAATACGGAGAACACCATCACGGCGATAACCGCTTCGATCCGATCGTAGACCTTCATCTGCACGATGGCGATGCCGAACCCGGCCGCGAGTACGATGCCGACAAGCACGTTGTCGAAGAACGGAACGAGCCAGGCGAGTACCGCTCCGGCGACGGCGTAGTTCGACACGGCCCACAGCGCGGACATCAGCGAGACTCCGATGAGGAGCGGTCGACCCCCGATCGGAACGGCGTCGAGGATATAATCGGCGAGGGGTTCGTCGGCGACGGCGAGTCGGGCGCTCATGTCGTGCAGTGCGATATCGATGAGGAACGCGAGCGGGAGTACCCACAACAGGGAGTACGCGAAGTTCGCACCCGTGTCGGCGAGGATATAGACTGACCCCGCTCCGAACACGTTCGCAGCGAACATGATTCCCAGCCCGTATCTGTAGAGCGCCCCGTGTATCGTTTCACCGCCGGGGATGGCCTTGACGAAGGCCGACGCCGAGGCCGACTCGCTGCTCATGCGCGATCACTCCGAGGCTCGAGCGCGACTCCGGCGGTCGCTGCGCCTCGAGCGGACGGCTCGGACGCCGTCGATCGGCAGTCGGTCGACGGCGGGAGGGACTTCGACGAGCGATATCCGGACTGCCAGTCGGGTCCTCTCAGCGCGGAAGCGGACCCGGCCCCGAAGAACGTCGCCGGGAGGTGGAGCCCGAGCCCGCGTTTGAGAATGGTTTCGGTCACCGATTCGACGGGGACATCGACCGCGGTACAGTGGTCTTCCATGTATGGTAGTCTTCCGAAAAGTCGCAGGTGTCTGGCCCCTCGAGGCCACACCGGTCGCGGGCCTCGAGTCGGCTCAGCCGGGCGGATTTTACCTGTGTACTGTGGTACGGAATCCTGTACCTGAAGCAAGGACTGGGACTTGTTTGAGCGGAAAGCTTGAGATAGCAGACGACCTCTCGAATAGCCGGCTCGAGTAATTCGGTATTTACCGAGTGCGACACGTGAGTCCAGCGGACACTCTCGGACGACGGAACGGCCACAGAGCGACAACGAGTGCCGACATCACCTTCTTGGGAATCCGGGGCGAAGGGAAGAGTACACACGAAGTTGCCTTCAGAAGAAGGCCTATAAATGTCTATCCCTTACCCGAGGTGAAGACTAATGCAAGGACAATCCAATCAGCAGGCGTACGATCGGGGGATCACCATCTTCTCCCCGGACGGACGTCTCTATCAGGTCGAGTACGCCCGCGAGGCCGTCAAACGCGGAACCGCGAGCGTCGGTCTCCGCACGCCCGACGGCGTGGTCCTCGCCGCGAATCGACAGGTTAGCTCGCCGCTCATGGAGCGCGAGAGCGTCGAAAAGATCCACAAGACCGACGACCACATCGGCGTCGCGAGCGCCGGCCACGTCGCCGACGCGCGCCAGCTCGTCGACCTCGCCCGTCGTCGCGCGCAGGGCGAACAGCTCCGCTACGGGCAGCAGATCGGCGTCGAGACGCTGACGCGAGCGGTCACGGATCACATTCAGGAGTACACGCAGACGGGCGGCGCTCGCCCGTTCGGCGTCGCCCTCCTCGTCGGCGGAATCGACGCCGGCGAGCCGAAACTGTTCGAGACCGACCCCTCGGGGACGGACTACGAGTGGAAGGCGGCGGCCATCGGCGGCGACCGCGACACCATTCAGGGCTACCTCGAGGAGAATTACCGCGAAGACCTCGACGTCGACGGCGGCATCGAACTCGCCGTGAGCGCGCTCAGCGAACCCGAAGACGGGGTCGTCAATGCCGAAGACGTCGACGTCGCGACGATCACGACCGAGGACGAGTCGTTCCACTCGGTCGAGACCGACCATCTCGAGTCGATCCTCGCGGAGATCGACGAGACGGAGGAGGAGACCGATGAATAACTGGACCCAGCCGTCGACGCCGCAGGGCAACGACGACCCGTCGCCGTACGAACCCGAACTGGGCTCGCTCCCCGACGGCAACCAGAGCGACGACTACGGCGAGAACGTCAACTCCACGGGAACGACGACGATCGGCATCACGACCGACGACGGCGTCGTCATCGCGACGGACATGCGCGCCAGCCTCGGCGGGCGGTTCGTCTCGAACAAGGACGTCCAGAAGGTCGAGCAGATCCACCCCACCGGCGCGCTGACGCTGGTCGGCTCGGTCGGCGGCGCACAGTCGTTCATCCGAACGCTGCGCGCTGAGGTCAACCTCTACGAATCCCGTCGCGGCGAGACGATGCCGATCGAGGCGCTCGCGACGCTCGCGGGCAACTTCGCCCGCGGCGGCCCGTTCCGAGCGATCAATCCCATCCTCGGCGGCGTCGATAGCGAGGGCAGCCACGTCTACAGTATCGACCCCGCCGGCGGCGTGATGGCCGACGACTACACGGTCACCGGCAGCGGGATGCAGCTAGCATACGGCCTCCTCGAGAACGAGTACGCCGACGACCTCTCGCTCGACGAGGCACAGACGGTCGCGGCTCGAGCCATCAAGAGCGCCGTCGAGCGCGACACCGGCTCCGGCAACGGCGTCTTCCTCGCCGAGGTCACGGACGAGGGCGTCGACATCCAGGGCCACAACGACTTCGACGCGGTTATCTAGGCCGTTTCGACGGGTAGTGGACCGCCGCCTCGGCCGCCCGACTGCTCGCGCTCGCGCGCGTACACGTGACTTTTATTAGGGCAGGGGCGCTACCCGAAAGCAGGTTTTACATGTCCCAGGAAAGCGAGTACGGCGCCGGACAGATTCAGGTCCTCGAAGGCCTGGAGGCTGTGCGAAAGCGACCGGCGATGTACATCGGCTCTACCGATTCTCGAGGCCTCCACCATCTCGTCTACGAAGTGGTGGACAACTCGATCGACGAGGCACTGGCCGGCCACTGCGACGACATCACCGTCTCCATCCACGAAGACGGCTCGGTGAGCGTCGCCGACGACGGCCGCGGCATCCCCGTCGACACACACGAAGAATACGACCGCCCCGCACTCGAGGTCATTCTGACCGTCCTCCACGCCGGCGGCAAGTTCGACAACAAGTCCTATCAGGTCTCCGGCGGCCTCCACGGGGTCGGCGTGAGCGTCGTCAACGCCCTCTCTCAGCGACTCGAGGCCGAGGTCAAGCGCGACGGCGGCGTCTTCCGCCACGCCTTCGAAGGCGGCGAACCCGTCGGCGATATGGAGCGCGTCCGCGACATGGAACCGGACG containing:
- the psmB gene encoding archaeal proteasome endopeptidase complex subunit beta, with product MNNWTQPSTPQGNDDPSPYEPELGSLPDGNQSDDYGENVNSTGTTTIGITTDDGVVIATDMRASLGGRFVSNKDVQKVEQIHPTGALTLVGSVGGAQSFIRTLRAEVNLYESRRGETMPIEALATLAGNFARGGPFRAINPILGGVDSEGSHVYSIDPAGGVMADDYTVTGSGMQLAYGLLENEYADDLSLDEAQTVAARAIKSAVERDTGSGNGVFLAEVTDEGVDIQGHNDFDAVI
- the psmA gene encoding archaeal proteasome endopeptidase complex subunit alpha, whose translation is MQGQSNQQAYDRGITIFSPDGRLYQVEYAREAVKRGTASVGLRTPDGVVLAANRQVSSPLMERESVEKIHKTDDHIGVASAGHVADARQLVDLARRRAQGEQLRYGQQIGVETLTRAVTDHIQEYTQTGGARPFGVALLVGGIDAGEPKLFETDPSGTDYEWKAAAIGGDRDTIQGYLEENYREDLDVDGGIELAVSALSEPEDGVVNAEDVDVATITTEDESFHSVETDHLESILAEIDETEEETDE